AATCATTCCCGAATTGCTCGGATGGACCGCCGACGCGGATCAAGTCCAGAAGCTCTCGCTGCGCAAGGAGGCGCTCTATCGTGAAATCATCGGGCGAGAAGGCATCTCGCCGCTGGCAGGGGTGGAGAATCTCCTGCGTCAACTTCAGCGCGACGCGGTTCCATGCGCCGTCGGGTCTTCGACGCCCCGGGAGAATATCGACTGCGTGATCGACATGCTGGGGATTCGCGAATTCTTCCGGGCCATCGTTTGCGGCCAGGATGTCAAGCACGGCAAGCCAAATCCCGAAGTGTTCCTGCTCGCCGCCCGCAAGCTCGGCACGCCGCCGTGCCAATGCGTGGTTTTTGAGGACGCCCATGTCGGGATCGAAGCGGCTCT
This genomic interval from Verrucomicrobiota bacterium contains the following:
- a CDS encoding HAD family phosphatase — encoded protein: MSSWAAIFDWDGVIIDSSRQHEQSWQRLAEERKRSLPSGFFLRSFGMKNERIIPELLGWTADADQVQKLSLRKEALYREIIGREGISPLAGVENLLRQLQRDAVPCAVGSSTPRENIDCVIDMLGIREFFRAIVCGQDVKHGKPNPEVFLLAARKLGTPPCQCVVFEDAHVGIEAALAGGMKVVGVATTHPPESLKGADHVVGRLDELRVSQLRKWFQSQKKPNQGAGSGRMGESFAKP